From Spea bombifrons isolate aSpeBom1 chromosome 6, aSpeBom1.2.pri, whole genome shotgun sequence, a single genomic window includes:
- the KIF2C gene encoding kinesin-like protein KIF2C isoform X2, with amino-acid sequence MEQLVAGRLMIGLTVKILRSNGVMHSAYITSVNMERSSVNVEWKEGETNKGKEISFADMISANPELHEAVLSAPNLKENMPPQRNLLAQNSKRRTISKIPAPKEVLRGRSTKMTAIHETLPPENDMEVESAAPAPVVQQQSVPAVRSRSTKLSSLGECRVLPRMSEISEESAASNARNNQARRKSNIVKEMEKMKNKRQEQRAQNSEMRIKRTQDCDKNVPNWEFGKMIREFRATMDCQRISMTDMADEHRICVCVRKRPLNKQELTRKEFDIISVPSKHIVLVHEPKLKVDLTKYLENQAFRFDYSFDESATNDVVYRFTARPLVQSIFEGGKATCFAYGQTGSGKTHTMGGDFTGKSQNVSKGVYAFAARDVFLLVTQPRYRNLDLEVFVTFFEIYNGKVFDLLNKKAKLRVLEDAKQEVQVVGLLEKEVTSPEDVFKMIEIGSACRTSGQTFANSSSSRSHACLQIILRRRGKLHGKFSLVDLAGNERGADTSSADRTTRMEGAEINRSLLALKECIRALGQNKSHTPFRESKLTQILRDSFIGENSRTCMIAMVSPGFNSCEYTLNTLRYADRVKELSPQNTESNENNHQMETEECDGSNSSIGLLQLEDEDDVLIKDEELSSQMNSFQEAMSRIGELEEKAVEELRELVQKEPEWSDLLEITEQPDYDLEKFVIQAEYLIQERSRVLIALGESVNSLRLAMQMEEQASKQISDKRRPNK; translated from the exons ATGGAACAGCTCGTGGCCGGTCGCCTCATGATCGGGCTGACGGTCAAAATCCTGCGGAGTAATG gGGTGATGCACAGTGCGTACATCACGTCTGTGAACATGGAGCGGTCATCTGTCAATGTGGAATGGAAAGAAGGTGAAACAAACAAGGGGAAAGAG ATATCCTTTGCCGATATGATCTCTGCGAACCCAGAGCTGCATGAAGCTGTTCTTTCTGCTCCaaatttaaaggaaaacatgCCCCCTCAAAGAAATCTATTGGCACAG AATTCAAAGCGGAGAACGATTTCAAAAATCCCTGCTCCTAAAGAAG TATTGCGTGGGCGCTCTACTAAAATGACCGCTATCCACGAGACCCTGCCACCTGAAAACGACATGGAGGTGGAATCCGCAGCGCCTGCTCCTGTTGTACAACAGCAATCGGTCCCAG CTGTTCGGTCCAGATCCACAAAACTGAGCTCTCTTGGTGAATGCAGAGTTTTGCCTCGAATGAGTGAAATATCTGAGGAGTCTGCAGCGTCTAATGCCAGGAATAATCAAG CCAGAAGAAAATCGAATATTGTTAAAGAAATggagaaaatgaaaaacaaacggCAAGAGCAGAGAGCCCAAAATAGCGAGATGAGAATAAAGCGGACGCAG GACTGcgacaaaaatgtcccaaactGGGAGTTTGGGAAAATGATCAGGGAGTTTCGAGCAACAATGGATTGTCAGAGAATCAGCATGACTGATATG GCTGATGAGCACCGGATCTGTGTCTGCGTCCGAAAACGTCCCCTCAACAAGCagg AGCTTACAAGGAAGGAGTTTGATATAATATCTGTTCCGAGCAAACATATCGTCCTAGTGCACGAGCCGAAGCTAAAGGTAGACCTGACAAAGTATTTGGAGAACCAAGCATTCCGGTTTGATTATTCATTTGATGAGAGTGCCACAAATGACGTGGTGTACAG ATTTACAGCAAGACCGTTGGTTCAGTCAATATTTGAAGGTGGAAAAGCAACTTGTTTTGCTTATGGCCAGACTGGAAGTGGTAAAACACAT accATGGGTGGGGACTTCACAGGCAAAAGCCAGAATGTTTCCAAGGGTGTCTATGCATTTGCAG CTCGAGATGTCTTCCTCCTTGTGACGCAGCCTCGTTACAGAAACTTAGACCTAGAGGTGTTTGTGACTTTCTTTGAGATCTATAATGGGAAG GTTTTTGATCTATTAAATAAGAAGGCAAAGTTGCGTGTATTGGAAGATGCAAAACAGGAGGTCCAGGTTGTGGGGTTATTGGAGAAAGAGGTCACTTCTCCAGAAGATGTCTTTAAAATGATTGAAATCGGAAGTGCATGCAG GACCTCTGGGCAGACGTTTGCCAATTCCAGCTCTTCTCGTTCACACGCCTGTCTGCAGATCATTTTACGTCGAAGAGGGAAACTTCATGGCAAGTTCTCGTTGGTAGATCTGGCAGGGAATGAGCGAGGGGCTGATACATCCAGTGCTGACCGTACAACACGCATGGAAGGAGCAGAGATCAATAGGAGTTTGCTTGCCTTAAAG gaGTGTATCCGTGCACTGGGGCAAAACAAATCTCACACTCCTTTCCGGGAAAGTAAACTTACTCAGATACTGAGGGATTCCTTTATAGGAGAGAACTCTAGAACCTGCATG ATTGCAATGGTTTCCCCTGGATTCAACTCCTGCGAGTATACACTCAACACATTAAGATATGCTGACAG ggttaAGGAATTAAGTCCACAAAATACAGAAAGTAATGAAAACAACCACCAGATGGAGACAGAGGAGTGCGATGGATCTAACTCCTCAATAGGACTGCTGCAGCTGGAAGACGAAGATGAT GTCTTGATAAAGGATGAAGAGCTGTCCTCGCAAATGAACAGTTTCCAGGAAGCAATGAGTCGCATTGGTGAACTGGAGGAGAAGGCGGTTGAGGAGCTGAGGGAGCTGGTGCAG AAGGAACCAGAATGGTCAGATTTGTTGGAAATTACAGAGCAGCCAGACTATGATCTGGAGAAATTTGTGATTCAAGCAGAATATCTCATCCAGGAGCGTTCTAGGGTTCTGATCGCTCTGGGAG AGAGTGTGAATTCCTTGCGCCTTGCCATGCAGATGGAAGAACAGGCCAGCAAGCAAATATCAGACAAGAGAAGGCCAAATAAATGA
- the KIF2C gene encoding kinesin-like protein KIF2C isoform X1 has protein sequence MEQLVAGRLMIGLTVKILRSNGVMHSAYITSVNMERSSVNVEWKEGETNKGKEISFADMISANPELHEAVLSAPNLKENMPPQRNLLAQNSKRRTISKIPAPKEVPASNTVVAECASQQVLRGRSTKMTAIHETLPPENDMEVESAAPAPVVQQQSVPAVRSRSTKLSSLGECRVLPRMSEISEESAASNARNNQARRKSNIVKEMEKMKNKRQEQRAQNSEMRIKRTQDCDKNVPNWEFGKMIREFRATMDCQRISMTDMADEHRICVCVRKRPLNKQELTRKEFDIISVPSKHIVLVHEPKLKVDLTKYLENQAFRFDYSFDESATNDVVYRFTARPLVQSIFEGGKATCFAYGQTGSGKTHTMGGDFTGKSQNVSKGVYAFAARDVFLLVTQPRYRNLDLEVFVTFFEIYNGKVFDLLNKKAKLRVLEDAKQEVQVVGLLEKEVTSPEDVFKMIEIGSACRTSGQTFANSSSSRSHACLQIILRRRGKLHGKFSLVDLAGNERGADTSSADRTTRMEGAEINRSLLALKECIRALGQNKSHTPFRESKLTQILRDSFIGENSRTCMIAMVSPGFNSCEYTLNTLRYADRVKELSPQNTESNENNHQMETEECDGSNSSIGLLQLEDEDDVLIKDEELSSQMNSFQEAMSRIGELEEKAVEELRELVQKEPEWSDLLEITEQPDYDLEKFVIQAEYLIQERSRVLIALGESVNSLRLAMQMEEQASKQISDKRRPNK, from the exons ATGGAACAGCTCGTGGCCGGTCGCCTCATGATCGGGCTGACGGTCAAAATCCTGCGGAGTAATG gGGTGATGCACAGTGCGTACATCACGTCTGTGAACATGGAGCGGTCATCTGTCAATGTGGAATGGAAAGAAGGTGAAACAAACAAGGGGAAAGAG ATATCCTTTGCCGATATGATCTCTGCGAACCCAGAGCTGCATGAAGCTGTTCTTTCTGCTCCaaatttaaaggaaaacatgCCCCCTCAAAGAAATCTATTGGCACAG AATTCAAAGCGGAGAACGATTTCAAAAATCCCTGCTCCTAAAGAAG TGCCAGCATCCAATACTGTTGTAGCAGAATGTGCTTCACAGCAAG TATTGCGTGGGCGCTCTACTAAAATGACCGCTATCCACGAGACCCTGCCACCTGAAAACGACATGGAGGTGGAATCCGCAGCGCCTGCTCCTGTTGTACAACAGCAATCGGTCCCAG CTGTTCGGTCCAGATCCACAAAACTGAGCTCTCTTGGTGAATGCAGAGTTTTGCCTCGAATGAGTGAAATATCTGAGGAGTCTGCAGCGTCTAATGCCAGGAATAATCAAG CCAGAAGAAAATCGAATATTGTTAAAGAAATggagaaaatgaaaaacaaacggCAAGAGCAGAGAGCCCAAAATAGCGAGATGAGAATAAAGCGGACGCAG GACTGcgacaaaaatgtcccaaactGGGAGTTTGGGAAAATGATCAGGGAGTTTCGAGCAACAATGGATTGTCAGAGAATCAGCATGACTGATATG GCTGATGAGCACCGGATCTGTGTCTGCGTCCGAAAACGTCCCCTCAACAAGCagg AGCTTACAAGGAAGGAGTTTGATATAATATCTGTTCCGAGCAAACATATCGTCCTAGTGCACGAGCCGAAGCTAAAGGTAGACCTGACAAAGTATTTGGAGAACCAAGCATTCCGGTTTGATTATTCATTTGATGAGAGTGCCACAAATGACGTGGTGTACAG ATTTACAGCAAGACCGTTGGTTCAGTCAATATTTGAAGGTGGAAAAGCAACTTGTTTTGCTTATGGCCAGACTGGAAGTGGTAAAACACAT accATGGGTGGGGACTTCACAGGCAAAAGCCAGAATGTTTCCAAGGGTGTCTATGCATTTGCAG CTCGAGATGTCTTCCTCCTTGTGACGCAGCCTCGTTACAGAAACTTAGACCTAGAGGTGTTTGTGACTTTCTTTGAGATCTATAATGGGAAG GTTTTTGATCTATTAAATAAGAAGGCAAAGTTGCGTGTATTGGAAGATGCAAAACAGGAGGTCCAGGTTGTGGGGTTATTGGAGAAAGAGGTCACTTCTCCAGAAGATGTCTTTAAAATGATTGAAATCGGAAGTGCATGCAG GACCTCTGGGCAGACGTTTGCCAATTCCAGCTCTTCTCGTTCACACGCCTGTCTGCAGATCATTTTACGTCGAAGAGGGAAACTTCATGGCAAGTTCTCGTTGGTAGATCTGGCAGGGAATGAGCGAGGGGCTGATACATCCAGTGCTGACCGTACAACACGCATGGAAGGAGCAGAGATCAATAGGAGTTTGCTTGCCTTAAAG gaGTGTATCCGTGCACTGGGGCAAAACAAATCTCACACTCCTTTCCGGGAAAGTAAACTTACTCAGATACTGAGGGATTCCTTTATAGGAGAGAACTCTAGAACCTGCATG ATTGCAATGGTTTCCCCTGGATTCAACTCCTGCGAGTATACACTCAACACATTAAGATATGCTGACAG ggttaAGGAATTAAGTCCACAAAATACAGAAAGTAATGAAAACAACCACCAGATGGAGACAGAGGAGTGCGATGGATCTAACTCCTCAATAGGACTGCTGCAGCTGGAAGACGAAGATGAT GTCTTGATAAAGGATGAAGAGCTGTCCTCGCAAATGAACAGTTTCCAGGAAGCAATGAGTCGCATTGGTGAACTGGAGGAGAAGGCGGTTGAGGAGCTGAGGGAGCTGGTGCAG AAGGAACCAGAATGGTCAGATTTGTTGGAAATTACAGAGCAGCCAGACTATGATCTGGAGAAATTTGTGATTCAAGCAGAATATCTCATCCAGGAGCGTTCTAGGGTTCTGATCGCTCTGGGAG AGAGTGTGAATTCCTTGCGCCTTGCCATGCAGATGGAAGAACAGGCCAGCAAGCAAATATCAGACAAGAGAAGGCCAAATAAATGA